One part of the Gemmatimonadaceae bacterium genome encodes these proteins:
- a CDS encoding carbon-nitrogen hydrolase family protein, translating to MTTLPVAVVQGESLGDFGAVLDQTRSLATDAARDGARLVVFPETWVPGYPVWFDVCRDSGLWDHAPIKELHGRYAAASVDVAGDSGAALAAVARDLDITLVVGVSERIAQGVGRGTLYNTLLTWGPNGALLNHHRKLIPTFTERMVWGVGDADGLRAVDTPSGRIGGLVCWEHWMPLARQALHDSGEDIHIAAWPTAHERNQLASRQFAFEGRCFVLVAASVMRASALPAHLEPHPDRVSSPDHWVIRGGSAIIGPDGEYIVPPVFERAAILHAELPMHRIREEQMTLDVSGHYSRPDVLQLTVRRGGRVAGQGGH from the coding sequence ATGACCACGTTGCCAGTCGCCGTGGTCCAGGGTGAGTCCCTGGGTGACTTCGGTGCCGTACTCGACCAGACCCGGTCCCTCGCGACCGACGCCGCCCGAGACGGCGCGCGACTCGTGGTGTTTCCCGAGACGTGGGTGCCGGGCTACCCCGTGTGGTTCGACGTCTGCCGCGACTCGGGCCTCTGGGATCATGCGCCAATCAAGGAGCTGCACGGCCGCTACGCAGCGGCCTCGGTCGACGTAGCCGGCGATTCGGGAGCCGCGCTCGCCGCCGTTGCGCGCGATCTCGACATCACGCTCGTGGTCGGCGTGAGCGAGCGCATCGCGCAGGGCGTTGGTCGCGGAACGCTCTACAATACGCTCCTCACGTGGGGCCCGAACGGGGCACTGCTCAATCATCATCGAAAACTCATCCCGACCTTCACTGAACGGATGGTCTGGGGCGTCGGCGACGCCGACGGGCTGCGCGCCGTCGACACGCCGAGCGGGCGCATCGGTGGGCTGGTCTGCTGGGAGCACTGGATGCCGCTGGCTCGCCAGGCACTCCACGACAGCGGCGAAGACATCCACATCGCCGCCTGGCCCACGGCGCACGAACGCAACCAGCTCGCCTCTCGCCAGTTTGCCTTCGAGGGGCGGTGCTTCGTCCTCGTCGCGGCTTCGGTAATGCGGGCGTCCGCGTTGCCGGCGCACCTCGAACCCCACCCGGATCGCGTGTCGTCCCCCGATCATTGGGTGATTCGCGGTGGCAGTGCGATCATCGGGCCCGACGGCGAATACATCGTTCCACCGGTGTTCGAGCGGGCGGCCATCCTCCACGCGGAACTCCCCATGCACCGCATCCGCGAAGAACAGATGACCCTCGACGTCTCAGGGCACTACAGCCGGCCGGACGTGTTACAACTCACCGTGCGGCGGGGCGGGCGCGTTGCCGGACAGGGTGGACATTGA